One genomic window of Daphnia pulex isolate KAP4 chromosome 10, ASM2113471v1 includes the following:
- the LOC124203577 gene encoding nucleolar protein dao-5-like isoform X1, whose amino-acid sequence MTSDSQCGDLATSEKRLEHSNNISFFAIPSFVSSDKPMDSVESELLKNLENLFGFHYKGKKYQDLSTQDFIDVYKIFFRIYDTAWLLSDGKPQSVLLKQIISFLQRMELGHLILKGEDLLDCKKNCRLLGAIVSKLESRHNGTQNIQAAVRKIRLLKPKTASEKNLHKQTSSASSGEEEPVKPELVVPHKGRELPRTPPSRPGSDAGASEFVKPKLPPSPLAAHQIPFSKPAKIVSTTKGFRPILPTKEIPRTPLKSPSVPTPVDTCFPGHNLTVDFSSARLTSSNTSTPYDHHKSRNQSSSGEGDATFVIPSKRGAMVNCGKVDEMNSESDEDVFENSNEMEGTYVKETKPGKPASVIDESTWVLGETNKSETEKVAPTEMLPGLHNTFALPKKNAGKSQKVNKGKTSPEVEDDVKTAPVEKETPETVETNGDVIDTVAAKGKKGRGKKPGKKEVVEENHLNGVETESPVAEVESEESSPVVETNVKKGRGKKAAAVKKGAVEEISISTGPEVPETEVKKGRNKKPSKKETIEENQEEQVVEKHLPAEVEAAAPVAETKEKRGRGKKAQPPVAKSEEMSSSPEVNPEPVEETAQEKAVKVVAEPKSKPGPKSKTGPKSKMETKPTEAESETTQVVEPEVVEKKGRGKRGNQVPDTAPPTATEVDTDQPEVQAPLVVAAATEVSPAPEVKKGRGKVKATVEEVPEPKESENLVTNEPDTKEKRGRGRQASSKDGTEKAAKASEEPLPNDETESPLPASPVAETKEKQGRGRQAKAQAEAPVEETTEAAEVVTAKRGRGKKAAAPAASKADAEEEAVEEVKETKPKGKKGAAAAKKHVEEEEKPAVPEEPVASKVDAEEEAVEEVKEAKAKGKKGAAAAKKHVEEEEKPAVPEEPAAPVKTVVESPETSKAVPAKRGRGKKATPLAKVADESDEEAEAVEEVKETKPKGKKGAAAAKKQVEEEEKPAVPEEPAAPVKTVVETPETLKAVPAKRGRGKKATPLAKVADESDEEAEAVEEVKETKAKGKKGPAAKKQAEEKVAAVPEATTEKTQKTTKRGKAAVATPDESEASPPKKPKGAPLETEGVRKSSRTQVVKTYADESSESLDQPASKKRGGRKKAAANAINAVAEEAEDNKKKPTKKKAASESPEPKPEPPKVEKVAANKRGTKREQPEEAEAALPPAAEEKKRGAKKDDKAPELPLRVVNGLEEDSETNSSKRSKTSEDAEAAAEEPEKKAGRGRKKKEEPQPVETENKSPDDGKKKGKRGGKEEIAEVEKKKPVGRKKAAAAAAVAVVQEEEPEAVASPVQTKQRGKRGAAQAADFVTVISGQNSTDPSPKGSPVVKVRRLKLVEEKQAQAESDEEEVTVPVAATKRTYTRRNK is encoded by the exons ATGACATCCGATTCTCAATGTGGCGACTTGGCAACATCTGAAAAACGGTTGGAACATTCGAAtaacatttcgttttttgcgataccttcttttgtttcatctgATAAGCCAATGGATTCAGTCGAGTCAGAGTTGCTGAAAAATTTGGAGAATCTCTTTGGATTTCATTA taaagggaaaaaataccAGGACCTCAGTACTCAAGATTTTATAGACGTTTACAAGATTTTCTTCCGAATTTACGATACAGCGTGGCTTTTGAGTGATGGCAAACCCCAAAGCGTTCtcttaaaacaaattataag TTTTTTACAGCGTATGGAACTTGGCCACTTGATTCTTAAAGGTGAAGATTTGCTCGATTGCAAGAAAAACTGCCGACTCCTTGGTgcaattgtttcaaaattggAAAGTAGACATAACGGGACACAAAATATCCAAGCTGCTGTTCGAAAA ATCAGATTATTGAAACCTAAAACTGCTTCTGAGAAAAATCTGCACAAACAAACTTCATCTGCTTCCAGTGGAGAAGAAGAGCCCGTAAAGCCAGAGCTAGTTGTTCCTCACAAAGGAAGAGAGTTGCCGAGAACACCTCCTAGTAGACCTGGATCTGATGCTGGTGCCTCTGAATTCGTTAAACCAAAGCTTCCTCCGTCTCCATTGGCTGCTCATCAGATTCCATTTTCTAAACCAGCCAAAATAG TATCTACAACGAAGGGTTTTCGTCCAATTCTTCCCACCAAAGAGATACCGCGAACACCGTTGAAAAGCCCTAGTGTTCCAACACCAGTTGACACTTGTTTTCCAGGCCATAATTTGACAGTCGATTTTTCATCGGCGCGTCTCACATCTTCCAACACTTCCACGCCTTACGATCATCACAAATCCCGAAATCAGTCTTCATCTGGCGAAGGCGACGCCACTTTTGTAATTCCCTCAAAACGAGGTGCAATGGTAAACTGCGGGAAAGTTGACGAAATGAATTCTGAAAGTGACGAAGACGTGTTTGAGAACAGTAATGAAATGGAGGGCACTTACGTGAAAGAGACGAAACCGGGAAAACCTGCAAGCGTGATTGATGAGAGCACATGGGTATTaggggaaacaaacaaatcagaaactgaaaaagtgGCCCCAACAGAAATGTTGCCTGGACTTCACAATACTTTCGCCCTTCCCAAGAAGAATGCTGGAAAATCTCAAAAAGTTAACAAAGGAAAAACCTCTCCAGAAGTTGAGGATGATGTAAAAACTGCTCCTGTGGAGAAAGAGACGCCAGAAACGGTTGAAACTAATGGTGATGTCATTGACACTGTCGctgcaaaggggaaaaagggaagaggAAAGAAGCCTGGCAAAAAGGAAGTTGTCGAAGAAAATCATCTGAACGGAGTCGAAACTGAATCCCCAGTTGCAGAAGTTGAATCTGAAGAATCATCCCCGGTTGTCGAAACCAACGTGAAAAAAGGACGAGGAAagaaagctgctgctgtgaagAAAGGCGCTGTTGAGGAAATATCTATTAGTACTGGACCTGAAGTTCCAGAAACCGAGGTGAAGAAGGGACGAAACAAGAAACCAAGCAAGAAGGAAACTAtcgaagaaaatcaagaagaaCAAGTCGTCGAAAAACATCTTCCAGCTGAAGTAGAAGCTGCAGCTCCAGTTGCTGAAACCAAGGAGAAAAGAGGACGTGGAAAGAAAGCTCAACCACCAGTAGCAAAATCTGAAGAAATGAGTTCATCACCCGAAGTTAATCCTGAACCAGTTGAGGAAACTGCACAAGAAAAGGCTGTCAAGGTGGTTGCAGAGCCTAAATCAAAGCCTGGACCAAAATCTAAAACAGGGCCTAAATCCAAAATGGAAACTAAACCAACTGAAGCGGAATCTGAAACTACTCAGGTTGTTGAACCAGAAGTTGTGGAGAAGAAAGGGCGAGGGAAAAGGGGTAACCAAGTGCCCGATACAGCGCCTCCAACCGCCACAGAAGTGGATACTGATCAACCCGAAGTCCAAGCTCCGCTAGTCGTTGCTGCAGCAACTGAAGTTTCTCCAGCTCCTGAAGTCAAGAAAGGACGTGGAAAAGTAAAGGCCACAGTCGAAGAAGTCCCAGAACCAAAGGAATCAGAAAATCTAGTCACAAACGAACCAGACACTAAAGAGAAACGGGGCCGAGGCAGACAAGCTTCATCGAAAGACGGAACCGAAAAAGCTGCCAAGGCCAGTGAGGAGCCGCTACCTAATGACGAGACTGAATCTCCTCTTCCCGCATCTCCTGTAGCTGAAACTAAAGAAAAGCAAGGCAGAGGACGACAGGCCAAGGCGCAAGCTGAAGCTCCTGTCGAAGAAACGACCGAAGCTGCAGAAGTTGTTACAGCCAAAAGAGGGCGTGGTAAGAAGGCAGCCGCTCCAGCTGCGTCCAAGGCTGACGCCGAGGAGGAAGCAGTTGAAGAGGTTAAGGAGACTAAACCtaaaggaaagaaaggagCCGCTGCTGCCAAGAAacatgttgaagaagaagagaaacctgCAGTCCCAGAAGAACCAGTTGCGTCCAAGGTTGACGCCGAGGAGGAAGCAGTTGAAGAGGTGAAAGAGGCTAAAGCGAAGGGAAAgaaaggagctgctgctgccaagaaacatgttgaagaagaagagaaacctgCAGTTCCAGAAGAACCAGCTGCTCCTGTTAAAACTGTGGTGGAATCGCCGGAAACTTCGAAAGCTGTTCCAGCCAAGAGAGGTCGCGGAAAGAAGGCAACCCCACTGGCCAAGGTGGCTGATGAATCGGATGAAGAAGCCGAGGCAGTTGAAGAGGTTAAGGAGACTAAACccaaaggaaagaaaggagCCGCTGCTGCCAAGAAAcaggttgaagaagaagagaaacctgCAGTTCCAGAAGAACCAGCTGCTCCTGTTAAAACTGTGGTGGAAACGCCGGAAACTCTGAAAGCTGTTCCAGCCAAGAGAGGTCGCGGAAAGAAGGCAACCCCACTGGCCAAGGTGGCTGATGAATCGGATGAAGAAGCCGAGGCAGTTGAAGAGGTTAAAGAGACTAAAgccaaaggaaagaaaggaCCTGCGGCGAAGAAACAGGCTGAGGAAAAAGTTGCTGCCGTTCCGGAAGCAACAACGGAAAAAACCCAGAAAACTACCAAAAGAGGAAAAGCTGCTGTTGCTACTCCGGATGAATCAGAGGCGAGTCCACCCAAGAAACCAAAAGGAGCACCGCTCGAAACGGAAGGTGTTAGGAAGTCTTCAAGAACCCAAGTGGTCAAGACTTATGCAGATGAATCTTCAGAGTCACTTGATCAGCCCGCTTCCAAGAAACGTGGCGGAAGGAAGAAGGCAGCAGCCAACGCCATTAATGCAGTCGCTGAAGAGGCCGAGGATAACAAGAAGaagccaaccaaaaaaaaggcagCCTCCGAGTCTCCTGAACCTAAACCGGAGCCACCCAAAGTCGAGAAAGTTGCCGCTAATAAACGAGGTACCAAACGTGAACAACCGGAAGAGGCTGAAGCTGCTCTTCCGCCGGCAGCTGAAGAGAAGAAACGAGGAGCCAAGAAAGATGACAAAGCCCCGGAACTTCCTCTGCGAGTCGTCAATGGACTGGAAGAAGATAGTGAAACAAATTCGTCGAAGCGGAGTAAAACTTCCGAGGATGCCGAAGCTGCTGCGGAAGAGCCGGAGAAAAAGGCTGGCCGAGGAcgtaaaaagaaggaagaaccGCAACCTGTCGAGACTGAAAACAAGTCCCCAGACGACGGGAAGAAGAAAGGCAAGCGCGGcggaaaagaggaaattgctgaggttgaaaagaagaaacccgTCGGTCGAAAGAAGgcggcagctgctgctgctgttgctgttgtccaGGAGGAAGAACCAGAGGCTGTGGCATCACCGGTCCAGACGAAACAACGTGGCAAACGTGGTGCAGCCCAG GCTGCTGATTTTGTCACCGTAATCTCTGGCCAGAATTCGACGGATCCTTCGCCTAAGGGTTCTCCCGTAGTGAAAGTGCGTCGTTTGAAATTGGTGGAAGAGAAGCAAGCTCAAGCTGAatccgacgaagaagaagttaCTGTACCTGTTGCTGCTACCAAGCGCACTTATACCCGCCGCAACAAATGA
- the LOC124203577 gene encoding titin-like isoform X2: MTSDSQCGDLATSEKRLEHSNNISFFAIPSFVSSDKPMDSVESELLKNLENLFGFHYKGKKYQDLSTQDFIDVYKIFFRIYDTAWLLSDGKPQSVLLKQIISFLQRMELGHLILKGEDLLDCKKNCRLLGAIVSKLESRHNGTQNIQAAVRKIRLLKPKTASEKNLHKQTSSASSGEEEPVKPELVVPHKGRELPRTPPSRPGSDAGASEFVKPKLPPSPLAAHQIPFSKPAKIVSTTKGFRPILPTKEIPRTPLKSPSVPTPVDTCFPGHNLTVDFSSARLTSSNTSTPYDHHKSRNQSSSGEGDATFVIPSKRGAMVNCGKVDEMNSESDEDVFENSNEMEGTYVKETKPGKPASVIDESTWVLGETNKSETEKVAPTEMLPGLHNTFALPKKNAGKSQKVNKGKTSPEVEDDVKTAPVEKETPETVETNGDVIDTVAAKGKKGRGKKPGKKEVVEENHLNGVETESPVAEVESEESSPVVETNVKKGRGKKAAAVKKGAVEEISISTGPEVPETEVKKGRNKKPSKKETIEENQEEQVVEKHLPAEVEAAAPVAETKEKRGRGKKAQPPVAKSEEMSSSPEVNPEPVEETAQEKAVKVVAEPKSKPGPKSKTGPKSKMETKPTEAESETTQVVEPEVVEKKGRGKRGNQVPDTAPPTATEVDTDQPEVQAPLVVAAATEVSPAPEVKKGRGKVKATVEEVPEPKESENLVTNEPDTKEKRGRGRQASSKDGTEKAAKASEEPLPNDETESPLPASPVAETKEKQGRGRQAKAQAEAPVEETTEAAEVVTAKRGRGKKAAAPAASKADAEEEAVEEVKETKPKGKKGAAAAKKHVEEEEKPAVPEEPVASKVDAEEEAVEEVKEAKAKGKKGAAAAKKHVEEEEKPAVPEEPAAPVKTVVESPETSKAVPAKRGRGKKATPLAKVADESDEEAEAVEEVKETKAKGKKGPAAKKQAEEKVAAVPEATTEKTQKTTKRGKAAVATPDESEASPPKKPKGAPLETEGVRKSSRTQVVKTYADESSESLDQPASKKRGGRKKAAANAINAVAEEAEDNKKKPTKKKAASESPEPKPEPPKVEKVAANKRGTKREQPEEAEAALPPAAEEKKRGAKKDDKAPELPLRVVNGLEEDSETNSSKRSKTSEDAEAAAEEPEKKAGRGRKKKEEPQPVETENKSPDDGKKKGKRGGKEEIAEVEKKKPVGRKKAAAAAAVAVVQEEEPEAVASPVQTKQRGKRGAAQAADFVTVISGQNSTDPSPKGSPVVKVRRLKLVEEKQAQAESDEEEVTVPVAATKRTYTRRNK, translated from the exons ATGACATCCGATTCTCAATGTGGCGACTTGGCAACATCTGAAAAACGGTTGGAACATTCGAAtaacatttcgttttttgcgataccttcttttgtttcatctgATAAGCCAATGGATTCAGTCGAGTCAGAGTTGCTGAAAAATTTGGAGAATCTCTTTGGATTTCATTA taaagggaaaaaataccAGGACCTCAGTACTCAAGATTTTATAGACGTTTACAAGATTTTCTTCCGAATTTACGATACAGCGTGGCTTTTGAGTGATGGCAAACCCCAAAGCGTTCtcttaaaacaaattataag TTTTTTACAGCGTATGGAACTTGGCCACTTGATTCTTAAAGGTGAAGATTTGCTCGATTGCAAGAAAAACTGCCGACTCCTTGGTgcaattgtttcaaaattggAAAGTAGACATAACGGGACACAAAATATCCAAGCTGCTGTTCGAAAA ATCAGATTATTGAAACCTAAAACTGCTTCTGAGAAAAATCTGCACAAACAAACTTCATCTGCTTCCAGTGGAGAAGAAGAGCCCGTAAAGCCAGAGCTAGTTGTTCCTCACAAAGGAAGAGAGTTGCCGAGAACACCTCCTAGTAGACCTGGATCTGATGCTGGTGCCTCTGAATTCGTTAAACCAAAGCTTCCTCCGTCTCCATTGGCTGCTCATCAGATTCCATTTTCTAAACCAGCCAAAATAG TATCTACAACGAAGGGTTTTCGTCCAATTCTTCCCACCAAAGAGATACCGCGAACACCGTTGAAAAGCCCTAGTGTTCCAACACCAGTTGACACTTGTTTTCCAGGCCATAATTTGACAGTCGATTTTTCATCGGCGCGTCTCACATCTTCCAACACTTCCACGCCTTACGATCATCACAAATCCCGAAATCAGTCTTCATCTGGCGAAGGCGACGCCACTTTTGTAATTCCCTCAAAACGAGGTGCAATGGTAAACTGCGGGAAAGTTGACGAAATGAATTCTGAAAGTGACGAAGACGTGTTTGAGAACAGTAATGAAATGGAGGGCACTTACGTGAAAGAGACGAAACCGGGAAAACCTGCAAGCGTGATTGATGAGAGCACATGGGTATTaggggaaacaaacaaatcagaaactgaaaaagtgGCCCCAACAGAAATGTTGCCTGGACTTCACAATACTTTCGCCCTTCCCAAGAAGAATGCTGGAAAATCTCAAAAAGTTAACAAAGGAAAAACCTCTCCAGAAGTTGAGGATGATGTAAAAACTGCTCCTGTGGAGAAAGAGACGCCAGAAACGGTTGAAACTAATGGTGATGTCATTGACACTGTCGctgcaaaggggaaaaagggaagaggAAAGAAGCCTGGCAAAAAGGAAGTTGTCGAAGAAAATCATCTGAACGGAGTCGAAACTGAATCCCCAGTTGCAGAAGTTGAATCTGAAGAATCATCCCCGGTTGTCGAAACCAACGTGAAAAAAGGACGAGGAAagaaagctgctgctgtgaagAAAGGCGCTGTTGAGGAAATATCTATTAGTACTGGACCTGAAGTTCCAGAAACCGAGGTGAAGAAGGGACGAAACAAGAAACCAAGCAAGAAGGAAACTAtcgaagaaaatcaagaagaaCAAGTCGTCGAAAAACATCTTCCAGCTGAAGTAGAAGCTGCAGCTCCAGTTGCTGAAACCAAGGAGAAAAGAGGACGTGGAAAGAAAGCTCAACCACCAGTAGCAAAATCTGAAGAAATGAGTTCATCACCCGAAGTTAATCCTGAACCAGTTGAGGAAACTGCACAAGAAAAGGCTGTCAAGGTGGTTGCAGAGCCTAAATCAAAGCCTGGACCAAAATCTAAAACAGGGCCTAAATCCAAAATGGAAACTAAACCAACTGAAGCGGAATCTGAAACTACTCAGGTTGTTGAACCAGAAGTTGTGGAGAAGAAAGGGCGAGGGAAAAGGGGTAACCAAGTGCCCGATACAGCGCCTCCAACCGCCACAGAAGTGGATACTGATCAACCCGAAGTCCAAGCTCCGCTAGTCGTTGCTGCAGCAACTGAAGTTTCTCCAGCTCCTGAAGTCAAGAAAGGACGTGGAAAAGTAAAGGCCACAGTCGAAGAAGTCCCAGAACCAAAGGAATCAGAAAATCTAGTCACAAACGAACCAGACACTAAAGAGAAACGGGGCCGAGGCAGACAAGCTTCATCGAAAGACGGAACCGAAAAAGCTGCCAAGGCCAGTGAGGAGCCGCTACCTAATGACGAGACTGAATCTCCTCTTCCCGCATCTCCTGTAGCTGAAACTAAAGAAAAGCAAGGCAGAGGACGACAGGCCAAGGCGCAAGCTGAAGCTCCTGTCGAAGAAACGACCGAAGCTGCAGAAGTTGTTACAGCCAAAAGAGGGCGTGGTAAGAAGGCAGCCGCTCCAGCTGCGTCCAAGGCTGACGCCGAGGAGGAAGCAGTTGAAGAGGTTAAGGAGACTAAACCtaaaggaaagaaaggagCCGCTGCTGCCAAGAAacatgttgaagaagaagagaaacctgCAGTCCCAGAAGAACCAGTTGCGTCCAAGGTTGACGCCGAGGAGGAAGCAGTTGAAGAGGTGAAAGAGGCTAAAGCGAAGGGAAAgaaaggagctgctgctgccaagaaacatgttgaagaagaagagaaacctgCAGTTCCAGAAGAACCAGCTGCTCCTGTTAAAACTGTGGTGGAATCGCCGGAAACTTCGAAAGCTGTTCCAGCCAAGAGAGGTCGCGGAAAGAAGGCAACCCCACTGGCCAAGGTGGCTGATGAATCGGATGAAGAAGCCGAGGCAGTTGAAGAG GTTAAAGAGACTAAAgccaaaggaaagaaaggaCCTGCGGCGAAGAAACAGGCTGAGGAAAAAGTTGCTGCCGTTCCGGAAGCAACAACGGAAAAAACCCAGAAAACTACCAAAAGAGGAAAAGCTGCTGTTGCTACTCCGGATGAATCAGAGGCGAGTCCACCCAAGAAACCAAAAGGAGCACCGCTCGAAACGGAAGGTGTTAGGAAGTCTTCAAGAACCCAAGTGGTCAAGACTTATGCAGATGAATCTTCAGAGTCACTTGATCAGCCCGCTTCCAAGAAACGTGGCGGAAGGAAGAAGGCAGCAGCCAACGCCATTAATGCAGTCGCTGAAGAGGCCGAGGATAACAAGAAGaagccaaccaaaaaaaaggcagCCTCCGAGTCTCCTGAACCTAAACCGGAGCCACCCAAAGTCGAGAAAGTTGCCGCTAATAAACGAGGTACCAAACGTGAACAACCGGAAGAGGCTGAAGCTGCTCTTCCGCCGGCAGCTGAAGAGAAGAAACGAGGAGCCAAGAAAGATGACAAAGCCCCGGAACTTCCTCTGCGAGTCGTCAATGGACTGGAAGAAGATAGTGAAACAAATTCGTCGAAGCGGAGTAAAACTTCCGAGGATGCCGAAGCTGCTGCGGAAGAGCCGGAGAAAAAGGCTGGCCGAGGAcgtaaaaagaaggaagaaccGCAACCTGTCGAGACTGAAAACAAGTCCCCAGACGACGGGAAGAAGAAAGGCAAGCGCGGcggaaaagaggaaattgctgaggttgaaaagaagaaacccgTCGGTCGAAAGAAGgcggcagctgctgctgctgttgctgttgtccaGGAGGAAGAACCAGAGGCTGTGGCATCACCGGTCCAGACGAAACAACGTGGCAAACGTGGTGCAGCCCAG GCTGCTGATTTTGTCACCGTAATCTCTGGCCAGAATTCGACGGATCCTTCGCCTAAGGGTTCTCCCGTAGTGAAAGTGCGTCGTTTGAAATTGGTGGAAGAGAAGCAAGCTCAAGCTGAatccgacgaagaagaagttaCTGTACCTGTTGCTGCTACCAAGCGCACTTATACCCGCCGCAACAAATGA